One window of Alteriqipengyuania lutimaris genomic DNA carries:
- a CDS encoding FAD assembly factor SdhE, whose translation MTAPTFEARLARAKFRSWHRGTREADYMIGGYFDRYHADWAEDDLVWFERLLDYDDVDIMAWALKTQPVPAEMQGERIAIMQKLDYVDIPR comes from the coding sequence ATGACCGCCCCCACCTTCGAAGCCCGCCTCGCCCGCGCGAAATTCCGCAGCTGGCACCGCGGCACGCGCGAAGCCGATTACATGATCGGCGGCTATTTCGATCGCTACCACGCCGACTGGGCCGAGGACGACCTCGTCTGGTTCGAAAGGCTGCTCGATTACGACGATGTCGACATCATGGCCTGGGCGCTCAAGACGCAGCCCGTACCCGCCGAAATGCAGGGCGAACGCATCGCGATCATGCAAAAGCTCGATTACGTCGATATTCCGCGCTAG
- the recG gene encoding ATP-dependent DNA helicase RecG translates to MRPEILNPLFAEVDTLDGVGPKLKKPLEKLRCTRVRDIAYHWPDRFVTRRPVDNLDDAGEGEQIIVALTVTEHRAGASRRAPYKILATDSAGNVLALTYFGRSSYTAKKQLPVGEKRRVAGKLERYGDMLQMVHPDHVLTMEDAALGQMREPIYPLAEGLTQPRMASLAAQALDRLPAVPEWIEPGMLAQQKWPAWADALRSVHARDDETAKDRLAYDELLANALALQLVRADNRRKRGRPLAGDGSLRSKLQLPFPLTGAQERSIREIEGDLAQDAPMLRLLQGDVGAGKTVVALHAMLVAVEAGAQAALLAPTEILARQHFETLREMARPTGVEVALLTGRDKGRSRESILMGLMDGSIQIVVGTHAIFQEAVQYRDLGLVVVDEQHRFGVSQRLQMAGKGKRPPHTLSMTATPIPRTLTLANYGEMEVSRLDELPPGRQAIDTRVVGMDRLPEVVEAVGRHLASGQQAYWVCPMVRDEEGMEKAAAEQRFAALKARFDDDAVVMVHGQLDPEVKDAAMARFASGQAKLLVATTVIEVGVDVPASTLIVIEQAESFGLAQLHQLRGRVGRGSEKSTCLLLRGNQLSETGQRRLALMRETQDGFRIAEEDLELRGGGELLGTRQSGDTPFRIATLDQMQRFLDPATADAKLLMDRDAGLEGERGEAARILLYLMERDMGVRTLRGG, encoded by the coding sequence ATGCGGCCCGAAATCCTCAACCCCCTGTTTGCCGAGGTCGACACGCTGGACGGTGTCGGCCCCAAGCTGAAGAAGCCGCTCGAGAAACTGCGCTGCACGCGGGTGCGCGACATTGCCTACCACTGGCCCGACCGCTTCGTGACGCGCCGCCCGGTCGACAATCTGGACGACGCGGGCGAGGGCGAGCAGATCATCGTCGCGCTGACCGTGACCGAACATCGCGCGGGTGCCTCGCGGCGCGCGCCGTACAAAATCCTCGCCACCGACAGCGCGGGCAACGTGCTGGCGCTGACTTACTTCGGCCGGTCGAGCTACACCGCGAAAAAGCAGCTGCCGGTGGGCGAGAAGCGCCGCGTGGCGGGCAAGCTGGAGCGCTATGGCGACATGCTCCAGATGGTCCACCCGGACCATGTTCTGACGATGGAGGATGCCGCGCTCGGGCAAATGCGCGAGCCGATCTACCCGCTGGCGGAAGGGCTAACCCAGCCGCGCATGGCGAGCCTCGCGGCGCAGGCGCTCGATCGCCTGCCCGCGGTGCCCGAATGGATCGAGCCCGGCATGCTCGCGCAGCAGAAATGGCCCGCCTGGGCCGACGCGCTGCGCAGCGTGCACGCGCGCGATGACGAGACCGCGAAGGACCGGCTCGCCTACGACGAACTGCTGGCAAATGCGCTCGCGCTGCAACTGGTGCGCGCGGATAATCGCAGGAAGCGCGGCCGCCCGCTGGCAGGCGACGGGAGCCTGCGCAGCAAGCTGCAACTGCCGTTCCCGCTGACCGGCGCGCAGGAGCGCTCGATCCGCGAGATCGAGGGCGACCTCGCGCAGGACGCGCCGATGCTGCGCCTGCTGCAAGGCGATGTCGGCGCGGGCAAGACCGTGGTGGCGCTGCACGCGATGCTGGTCGCGGTGGAAGCGGGCGCGCAGGCGGCACTGCTCGCCCCGACCGAAATCCTCGCGCGCCAGCATTTCGAGACGCTGCGCGAGATGGCGCGGCCCACCGGGGTCGAGGTCGCGCTGTTGACGGGCCGCGACAAGGGCCGCTCGCGCGAGAGCATCCTGATGGGGCTGATGGACGGCAGCATCCAGATCGTCGTCGGCACGCACGCGATTTTCCAGGAGGCGGTGCAGTACCGCGACCTCGGGCTGGTGGTGGTGGACGAACAGCACCGCTTCGGCGTTTCGCAACGGCTCCAGATGGCGGGGAAGGGCAAGCGCCCGCCGCACACCCTTTCGATGACCGCGACCCCGATCCCGCGCACGCTGACGCTGGCGAACTACGGCGAGATGGAAGTTAGCCGGCTCGACGAACTGCCGCCCGGCCGGCAGGCAATCGACACGCGCGTTGTCGGGATGGATCGCCTGCCCGAAGTGGTCGAGGCGGTCGGGCGGCATCTCGCGAGCGGCCAGCAGGCCTATTGGGTGTGCCCGATGGTCCGCGATGAGGAGGGCATGGAGAAAGCCGCGGCCGAGCAGCGCTTCGCAGCGCTCAAGGCGCGGTTCGACGACGATGCCGTGGTGATGGTCCACGGGCAGCTCGACCCCGAGGTGAAGGACGCCGCGATGGCGCGGTTCGCCAGCGGACAGGCGAAGCTGCTGGTCGCCACCACGGTGATCGAGGTCGGCGTCGACGTGCCCGCCTCCACGCTGATCGTGATCGAGCAGGCGGAAAGCTTCGGCCTCGCCCAGCTGCACCAGCTGCGCGGGCGTGTGGGGCGGGGGAGCGAGAAGTCGACCTGCCTGCTGTTGCGCGGCAACCAGCTGTCCGAGACCGGCCAGCGCCGCCTCGCCCTGATGCGCGAGACGCAGGACGGGTTCCGTATCGCCGAGGAAGACCTCGAACTGCGCGGCGGCGGCGAACTGCTCGGCACGCGGCAGTCGGGCGACACGCCGTTCCGCATCGCCACGCTCGACCAGATGCAGCGCTTCCTCGACCCCGCGACCGCCGATGCCAAACTGCTGATGGACCGCGACGCCGGGCTGGAAGGCGAACGGGGCGAGGCGGCGCGCATCCTGCTCTACCTGATGGAGCGCGACATGGGCGTGCGCACGCTGCGGGGTGGGTAA
- a CDS encoding low molecular weight protein-tyrosine-phosphatase encodes MEKPAILFVCLGNICRSPLAEAAFRDAAEKARLEAEADSAGTADYHVGSPPDPRSVEEASKHGIDISGYAGRQLVVEDFDRFTHIFAMDHQNLRNIEALRPEGSRVHVSLLMDLVPGREGAAIADPYHDGEEQFEYTWEDVDAAAKALVERLSEPT; translated from the coding sequence ATGGAAAAACCCGCAATCCTGTTCGTATGCCTTGGCAATATCTGCCGCTCCCCCCTCGCCGAAGCGGCGTTCCGCGACGCTGCGGAAAAGGCCAGGCTGGAGGCGGAAGCCGACAGTGCGGGCACCGCGGACTACCACGTGGGCAGCCCGCCCGATCCGCGCAGCGTCGAGGAAGCCTCCAAGCACGGGATCGACATATCGGGCTACGCGGGCCGCCAGCTGGTGGTCGAGGATTTCGACCGCTTCACGCATATCTTCGCGATGGATCATCAGAACCTGCGCAATATCGAGGCGCTGAGGCCCGAGGGATCGCGCGTGCATGTCTCTCTGCTGATGGACCTCGTGCCCGGGCGCGAGGGCGCGGCGATCGCGGACCCGTATCACGACGGCGAGGAGCAGTTCGAATATACGTGGGAGGATGTCGACGCGGCGGCGAAGGCGCTGGTGGAACGGCTGTCGGAGCCGACATAA
- a CDS encoding DUF885 domain-containing protein, protein MKHLLAATALAFTIASPLTAGPVEDYKELREDVWQDMLDDNPTLATSVGDRRGDGQLGDLSMAAYDRNVAEDREFLARLNAIDESALPEDLRVDYAILKSSLEDGIEGAQFDQTRYVLFTNRGGWFSWIASLPYSSPLFTRADYESYVSRLEAYGAQNEAGIARSREAVARGLTQACGPMEGVEDQITGQMADNPEESGFWRPFEKRPSTISEADWAALQARARAALTDVVFPAYEDFLSFYTEEYAPECRTGLPGVAETANGDDYYAYRVRSFTTTDMTPDQIHQLGLSEVARIRAEMEQVAAEAGFDTREAFVEHLRTDPQYYMTDEAEYERYVGALAKQIDGWMPKLFGTLPRQPYTVQPIPAAQAPGNTTAYYEPGSLETGQAGIYRINLTELDQRPLWELPALGVHEAVPGHHHQIALQQELDLHPLRRNGTFFTAFVEGWGLYSERLGIEMGLYDTPAKQMGRLSYEMWRATRLVVDTGIHSKGWTKQQAVDFMTENTALSAANIDAEVNRYITWPGQALAYKIGELKIRELRTRAEEALGDRFDLRAFHDAVLKNGAVPLDVLEEHVDRWIAEQQAG, encoded by the coding sequence ATGAAGCACCTGCTCGCCGCCACCGCGCTCGCATTCACCATAGCCAGCCCGCTGACCGCCGGCCCGGTGGAGGATTACAAGGAACTGCGCGAAGACGTCTGGCAGGACATGCTCGACGACAATCCTACCTTGGCGACTTCGGTTGGCGATCGGCGCGGCGACGGGCAGCTGGGCGACCTCAGCATGGCGGCCTATGATCGCAACGTCGCCGAAGACCGCGAATTCCTCGCGCGGCTGAACGCCATCGACGAGAGCGCGCTGCCCGAGGACCTGCGGGTCGACTACGCGATTCTCAAGTCCTCGCTCGAAGATGGAATCGAGGGCGCGCAGTTCGACCAGACCCGCTACGTCCTGTTCACCAATCGCGGCGGCTGGTTCAGCTGGATCGCGTCGCTGCCCTACAGCTCCCCGCTCTTCACTAGGGCCGACTACGAAAGCTACGTCTCGCGCCTCGAAGCCTATGGCGCCCAGAACGAAGCCGGGATCGCTCGCAGCCGCGAGGCGGTGGCGCGCGGGCTGACGCAGGCATGCGGGCCGATGGAAGGCGTCGAGGACCAGATCACCGGCCAGATGGCGGACAACCCCGAGGAATCGGGCTTCTGGCGTCCCTTCGAAAAGCGCCCGTCGACCATTTCGGAAGCCGACTGGGCAGCCTTGCAGGCCCGTGCCCGCGCCGCGCTGACCGATGTGGTGTTCCCCGCCTACGAGGATTTCCTCAGCTTCTACACCGAGGAATACGCGCCCGAATGCCGCACCGGCCTGCCCGGTGTCGCCGAAACCGCCAATGGCGATGACTACTACGCCTATCGTGTCCGCAGCTTCACCACGACCGACATGACGCCGGACCAGATTCACCAGCTCGGCCTGTCCGAAGTCGCGCGGATCCGGGCCGAAATGGAGCAGGTCGCGGCCGAGGCCGGGTTCGACACCCGCGAGGCCTTCGTCGAACACCTGCGCACCGACCCGCAATATTACATGACCGACGAAGCCGAGTACGAACGCTATGTCGGCGCGCTGGCCAAGCAGATCGACGGCTGGATGCCCAAGCTGTTCGGCACCCTGCCGCGCCAGCCCTACACGGTCCAGCCGATCCCCGCCGCGCAGGCGCCGGGCAACACCACCGCCTATTACGAGCCGGGTTCGCTCGAAACCGGGCAGGCGGGCATCTACCGCATCAACCTGACCGAGCTGGACCAGCGCCCTCTGTGGGAACTGCCGGCGCTCGGCGTGCACGAGGCGGTGCCGGGCCACCACCATCAGATCGCGCTTCAGCAGGAGCTCGACCTCCACCCGCTGCGCCGCAACGGCACCTTCTTCACCGCCTTCGTGGAAGGGTGGGGCCTCTATTCCGAGCGGCTCGGGATCGAGATGGGGCTGTACGACACCCCCGCCAAGCAGATGGGACGGCTGAGTTACGAGATGTGGCGCGCCACCCGGCTGGTGGTCGATACCGGCATCCACTCGAAGGGCTGGACCAAGCAGCAGGCGGTCGATTTCATGACCGAGAACACCGCGCTTTCCGCCGCGAATATCGATGCCGAGGTCAACCGCTACATCACCTGGCCCGGCCAGGCGCTGGCCTACAAGATCGGCGAGCTGAAGATCCGGGAACTGCGCACCCGCGCGGAAGAGGCGCTGGGCGACCGGTTCGACCTGCGCGCGTTCCATGACGCAGTGCTGAAAAACGGCGCGGTCCCGCTGGATGTGCTGGAAGAGCATGTCGATCGCTGGATCGCGGAGCAGCAGGCGGGCTGA
- a CDS encoding ABC1 kinase family protein, with protein sequence MALERDNRGRHRAVPSSRFGRLSGFGRLAGGVAGGMLAEGARRVASGEQVRMNDLVLTPGNIGRLTERLSHLRGAAMKMGQMLSMDAGDALRPELSEILAKLRDNADFMPPRQLDRVLAEEWGADWRKNFRRFEPRPIAAASIGQVHRALTRDGRTLAIKVQYPGVKQSIDSDVDNVATLLRITGLLPKELDIKPLLAAAKEQLHEEADYRREGRMMERYGELLAGHEAFVVPTLDEELTRDRILAMSYEEGRPVEQLGDQPQDVRDAVFAEVIELVARELFEWGLMQTDPNFANYRYRDADRKIVLLDFGATREVDAQVQQSYRNLLRAGLDRDHEGVQQAAIEAKFMSPAVVDKHGEAIDRMIDIILGEMAKDAPFDFGDRGFVPALRDEGIAIAQDKAIWHIPPAETLFVQRKVSGTALLGARIGAVVNIHAIVRDVLERTEP encoded by the coding sequence ATGGCGCTGGAGCGCGACAACAGGGGCCGCCACCGCGCAGTCCCTTCCTCCCGCTTCGGGCGGCTGAGCGGCTTCGGCCGCCTGGCAGGCGGGGTGGCCGGAGGCATGCTGGCCGAAGGCGCCCGCCGCGTCGCTTCGGGCGAGCAGGTCAGGATGAACGACCTTGTCCTCACCCCCGGCAATATCGGCCGCCTGACCGAGCGCCTGTCGCACCTGCGCGGTGCGGCGATGAAGATGGGGCAGATGCTTTCGATGGACGCGGGCGATGCCCTGCGGCCCGAGCTGTCCGAGATACTTGCCAAGCTGCGCGACAATGCGGATTTCATGCCACCTCGACAGCTGGACAGGGTGCTGGCGGAGGAATGGGGCGCGGACTGGCGCAAGAACTTCCGCCGTTTCGAGCCCCGTCCGATCGCCGCCGCCAGCATCGGCCAGGTGCACCGCGCGCTGACCCGTGACGGGCGCACGCTGGCGATCAAGGTCCAGTACCCGGGCGTGAAGCAGAGCATCGATTCCGATGTCGACAATGTCGCAACGCTGCTGCGCATCACAGGCCTCCTGCCCAAGGAACTCGACATCAAGCCGCTCCTCGCCGCAGCGAAGGAGCAGTTGCACGAGGAAGCCGACTACCGCCGCGAAGGCCGCATGATGGAGCGCTACGGCGAGTTGCTCGCCGGACACGAGGCATTCGTTGTCCCTACGCTCGACGAAGAGCTGACCCGCGACCGCATCCTCGCGATGAGTTACGAGGAAGGCCGCCCGGTCGAACAGCTCGGTGACCAGCCGCAGGACGTGCGCGATGCCGTCTTCGCGGAGGTGATCGAACTCGTCGCGCGTGAGCTGTTCGAATGGGGCCTGATGCAGACCGACCCCAACTTCGCGAATTACCGATACCGCGATGCGGACCGGAAGATCGTGCTGCTCGATTTCGGCGCCACGCGAGAGGTCGATGCGCAGGTCCAGCAATCCTACCGCAACCTGCTGCGCGCCGGACTCGATCGGGATCACGAGGGCGTGCAGCAGGCCGCGATCGAAGCGAAGTTCATGTCGCCTGCTGTGGTCGACAAGCACGGCGAGGCGATCGACCGGATGATCGACATCATCCTTGGCGAAATGGCCAAGGATGCGCCGTTCGACTTTGGTGACCGCGGCTTCGTCCCCGCATTGCGCGACGAGGGCATCGCCATCGCGCAGGACAAGGCGATCTGGCACATCCCGCCTGCCGAGACCTTGTTCGTCCAGCGCAAGGTCAGCGGCACCGCCCTGCTCGGCGCGCGGATCGGCGCGGTGGTGAACATTCACGCCATCGTGCGCGATGTGCTGGAGCGGACGGAACCCTAG
- a CDS encoding YqaE/Pmp3 family membrane protein, protein MPILILIATILLPPLGVALKHGLGTQFLISLVLTLIFYIPGLIYSLYVNYA, encoded by the coding sequence ATGCCAATTCTGATTCTTATCGCCACGATCCTGCTTCCGCCGCTCGGCGTTGCGCTCAAGCACGGCCTCGGCACGCAATTTCTCATCAGCCTCGTCCTGACGCTGATCTTCTACATCCCCGGCCTCATCTATTCGCTCTACGTGAACTACGCATAA
- a CDS encoding ATP-binding protein, protein MRSQIEMGTDSSGQGVSVDIAELLATRLLVQGNSGSGKSHLLRRLLEQTAGLVQQVVIDPEGDFTSLADEFDHIVIDGAAHSVREIEALAGRVRQHRVSVVLALDELEVEQQIRCAALFLAALFDAPREHWYPALVVVDEAQMFAPSAGGDMAEDTRRLTLSAMTNLMCRGRKRGLAGIVATQRLAKLAKNVAAEASNFLMGRTFLDIDMQRAADLLGMDRRQAERIRDLQRGHFLGLGPAISRRPIAVHIGDVRTGGKNAAEGLMPLPQAKGEELEALLHSELAEEATTPAPAPAPPPPPRTPEIEQAISERAAANAAGGESLEGNGSGDPPTEEAPRTDTGDSADALSQIIADLAAEEGATFQSSAALFRSFAQRCRQQGVPSAHVDMLEFRRLFAFASAGLHDLPQPARDAIEELSQAVPEDVLAPYLAIAVAAAQGRPAPDEDELARVYGSSSPSRIRRLLEHMERQGLIVVREEFGGGRTIIVVGLEEATGAGEVS, encoded by the coding sequence ATGAGGTCGCAGATCGAAATGGGCACGGATTCGTCCGGACAGGGCGTGTCCGTCGATATTGCCGAACTGCTCGCGACGCGGCTGCTCGTCCAGGGCAACTCGGGCTCGGGCAAGTCGCACCTGCTGCGCCGCCTGCTCGAACAGACCGCCGGCCTCGTCCAGCAAGTGGTGATCGACCCGGAGGGCGACTTCACCAGCCTGGCGGACGAATTCGACCATATCGTGATCGACGGCGCCGCCCATTCGGTGCGCGAGATCGAGGCGCTGGCGGGGCGTGTACGCCAGCACCGCGTCTCGGTCGTGCTCGCGCTCGACGAGCTGGAAGTGGAGCAACAGATCCGCTGCGCCGCGCTGTTCCTGGCTGCGCTGTTCGATGCCCCGCGCGAGCACTGGTATCCGGCGCTGGTGGTGGTCGACGAGGCGCAGATGTTCGCGCCTTCTGCTGGAGGCGACATGGCCGAGGACACGCGCCGCCTCACCCTGTCCGCGATGACCAACCTGATGTGCCGCGGGCGCAAGCGCGGCCTCGCGGGGATCGTCGCCACACAGCGCCTGGCCAAGCTGGCGAAGAACGTCGCCGCCGAAGCCTCGAACTTTCTGATGGGCCGAACCTTCCTCGACATCGACATGCAACGCGCGGCCGATCTGCTCGGCATGGACCGCCGGCAGGCAGAGCGTATCCGCGATCTGCAGCGCGGCCATTTCCTGGGCCTCGGCCCTGCGATCAGCCGCCGCCCGATCGCAGTCCACATCGGCGACGTGCGGACCGGCGGGAAGAACGCCGCCGAAGGCCTGATGCCGCTGCCGCAAGCGAAGGGCGAGGAGCTGGAGGCGCTGCTCCACTCCGAACTGGCGGAGGAAGCGACCACGCCTGCCCCGGCGCCGGCCCCTCCCCCGCCCCCGCGCACACCCGAGATCGAGCAGGCGATTTCCGAGCGTGCTGCCGCGAATGCAGCCGGTGGGGAAAGCTTGGAGGGCAACGGATCGGGCGATCCCCCGACCGAGGAGGCACCTCGAACCGACACCGGCGACAGCGCCGACGCGCTCTCTCAGATCATCGCCGATCTCGCAGCGGAGGAAGGCGCCACCTTCCAGTCCTCCGCCGCTCTGTTCCGCAGCTTCGCGCAGCGCTGCCGCCAACAAGGCGTGCCTAGCGCGCATGTCGACATGCTCGAGTTCCGCCGCCTGTTCGCCTTCGCGAGCGCGGGGCTGCACGACCTTCCGCAGCCCGCACGCGACGCGATCGAAGAGCTTTCCCAGGCCGTGCCGGAGGACGTGCTCGCCCCCTACCTCGCGATCGCGGTCGCTGCGGCCCAGGGTCGCCCCGCGCCCGACGAGGACGAGTTGGCACGCGTCTACGGCAGTTCATCGCCGAGCCGCATCCGGCGTCTGCTCGAACATATGGAGCGGCAGGGGCTGATCGTGGTGCGCGAGGAGTTCGGCGGCGGACGAACGATCATCGTCGTCGGGCTGGAAGAAGCGACGGGTGCCGGCGAGGTTTCCTGA
- a CDS encoding cystathionine gamma-synthase family protein yields MADYTPANGADRMSIINQKPATIAVWGGEEKPLAFGAAQVPIVQSAPFAYEDMDEWAAVALGQAEGYIYSRNTNPTVGVFEEKCRILEGGEKAIAFASGMAAISNTLLSLLSPGDRVVSIKDSYGGTSRLFMDTLPRMHIEVDLVETSDADAIDAAIDKGCELVYLETPTNPTLKIIDLDRAIRAARKRGAIVVVDNTFATPINQQPLAFGADLVLHSATKYLGGHDDAMGGVLIGREDLVKTVYEHREICGAVLSAFSAYLLLRGMKTLDLRVKKQNETGLAVAKFLHQHPKVASVFYPGLESHDKHEVAKRQMSGFGGMLSFSVDGDFDALKRFVGGLKYVHRAASLGSVNTLIGPPSVTSHVECTAEQRAELGISETLLRYSCGVEDAEDLIAQLDEGLKAV; encoded by the coding sequence ATGGCCGATTACACGCCCGCGAACGGGGCAGACCGCATGTCCATCATCAACCAGAAGCCCGCCACCATCGCCGTGTGGGGGGGCGAGGAAAAGCCGCTGGCCTTCGGGGCCGCGCAGGTGCCGATCGTGCAGAGCGCCCCCTTCGCCTACGAGGATATGGACGAATGGGCCGCGGTCGCACTGGGGCAGGCCGAAGGGTATATTTACAGTCGCAACACGAACCCGACCGTAGGCGTGTTCGAGGAGAAATGCCGGATCCTCGAAGGCGGGGAAAAGGCGATCGCCTTTGCCAGCGGAATGGCGGCGATTTCGAACACGCTGCTCTCGCTGCTGTCACCGGGCGACCGCGTGGTTTCGATCAAGGACAGCTATGGCGGCACCAGCCGCCTGTTCATGGATACGCTCCCGCGCATGCATATCGAGGTCGATCTGGTCGAAACCAGCGATGCCGACGCGATCGACGCGGCGATCGATAAGGGCTGCGAGCTGGTCTATCTGGAAACCCCGACCAACCCGACGCTCAAGATCATCGATCTCGACCGGGCGATCCGCGCGGCCAGGAAACGGGGCGCGATCGTGGTGGTCGACAACACCTTCGCGACCCCGATCAACCAGCAGCCACTGGCCTTCGGTGCCGATCTGGTGCTGCACTCGGCGACCAAGTATCTCGGCGGGCACGACGATGCGATGGGCGGCGTGCTCATCGGGCGCGAGGATCTGGTGAAGACTGTCTATGAGCACCGCGAGATCTGCGGCGCCGTCCTGTCCGCCTTCTCCGCCTATCTCCTGCTGCGCGGGATGAAGACGCTCGACCTGCGCGTGAAGAAGCAGAACGAGACCGGCCTCGCCGTGGCGAAGTTCCTGCATCAGCACCCGAAGGTGGCGAGCGTGTTCTATCCGGGGCTCGAAAGCCACGACAAGCACGAGGTGGCGAAGCGACAGATGTCCGGCTTCGGCGGGATGCTCAGCTTCTCGGTCGATGGCGACTTCGACGCGCTCAAGCGCTTCGTCGGCGGGCTCAAATATGTCCACCGTGCGGCCAGCCTTGGCTCGGTCAACACGCTGATCGGCCCGCCGTCGGTCACCAGCCATGTCGAGTGCACCGCGGAGCAGCGTGCTGAACTGGGCATTTCGGAGACGCTGCTGCGCTATTCGTGCGGGGTCGAAGACGCCGAGGATCTGATCGCACAGCTCGACGAGGGGCTGAAAGCGGTCTGA
- a CDS encoding isoaspartyl peptidase/L-asparaginase, whose amino-acid sequence MQPRSLVVALLAALSLLLPGLAQARDAPGYTYYETGDLSDPTPGVPSPGLLLIGGSDWSKPAWRWFAGKAGGGHLVILRASQDGSDGEWLMENIGGLASVQTLVFANRDAAFDPRVGEILAHADGIFIAGGDQSKYVRFWRDTPVEIALNAHMAAGRPIGGTSAGLAILGGTGYGALAEEAVDSREALADPRGSKVTLVSDFLTAPFLGNVITDTHFSERDRLGRLVAFLAQARAAGNTDAIGLGIDEDTALCVEADGTARLHTTSDGHAWLVRPQGAPGFEDSGALEWAQVELTAIGKQSRADLAHMTVSNPAVSGTAQVSGGELSNVPAPPARREWSLAIHGGSGVIERGDLTPEMEAAYRASLQAALAAGSEVLENGGTSLDAVEATLRILEDDPLFNAGRGAVFDAEGRNQLDAAIMDGATLNAGAVAAVSTTKHPVTLARAVLENSRHVLLSGDGADQFAREQGIEQVDPSYFRTEHRWRQIEEWRRDNLSALALDPTHRFGTVGAVALDKDGNLAAATSTGGLTGKRWGRIGDSPIIGAGTYAANGKCAVSGTGTGEYFIRESAGRQVCDRVAWNGQSIAQAADDTIGSIGALGGDGGLIAMDAMGRVAFAMNTEGMYRGAASSDYPAQEAIYADETLANED is encoded by the coding sequence ATGCAACCCAGAAGTTTGGTCGTCGCGCTTCTCGCTGCCCTATCCCTGCTGCTGCCAGGCCTTGCCCAGGCCAGGGACGCACCCGGTTACACCTATTACGAGACCGGAGACCTGTCGGATCCAACGCCGGGTGTGCCGTCGCCGGGTCTGCTGCTGATCGGCGGGTCTGACTGGAGCAAGCCCGCGTGGCGCTGGTTCGCGGGCAAGGCAGGCGGCGGCCACCTCGTCATCCTGCGCGCCTCGCAGGATGGCAGCGACGGCGAATGGCTGATGGAGAATATCGGCGGGCTCGCGTCGGTCCAGACGCTGGTCTTTGCGAACCGCGACGCCGCCTTCGACCCGCGAGTGGGCGAGATTCTCGCCCATGCCGACGGAATTTTCATCGCAGGCGGCGACCAGTCGAAATATGTGCGCTTCTGGCGGGACACGCCGGTCGAGATTGCGCTCAACGCTCATATGGCCGCGGGTCGCCCGATTGGCGGGACCAGCGCAGGCCTCGCGATCCTGGGCGGCACCGGATACGGCGCACTGGCCGAAGAGGCGGTCGATTCGCGCGAAGCACTCGCCGATCCGAGGGGCTCTAAGGTGACGCTGGTGAGCGATTTTCTCACCGCGCCTTTCCTTGGCAATGTCATCACCGACACGCATTTCAGCGAGCGCGACCGGCTCGGCCGGCTGGTCGCTTTCCTGGCGCAGGCGCGAGCTGCGGGTAACACGGACGCGATCGGCCTCGGCATCGACGAGGACACTGCGCTGTGCGTCGAGGCCGATGGAACCGCACGCCTCCATACGACCAGCGACGGGCATGCATGGCTCGTCCGTCCACAGGGCGCGCCGGGTTTTGAAGACAGCGGCGCACTCGAATGGGCTCAGGTCGAACTAACCGCCATCGGGAAGCAGAGCCGGGCAGATCTCGCCCATATGACCGTCAGCAACCCTGCTGTCTCCGGCACTGCGCAGGTCAGCGGCGGCGAGTTGAGCAATGTTCCCGCCCCGCCCGCGCGGCGCGAATGGTCGCTCGCCATCCATGGCGGATCGGGCGTGATCGAGCGCGGCGACCTGACGCCCGAGATGGAAGCGGCGTACCGCGCCAGCCTGCAGGCGGCGCTGGCAGCAGGCTCCGAAGTTCTCGAAAACGGCGGCACCAGCCTCGACGCGGTCGAAGCGACGCTGCGGATCCTCGAGGACGATCCGCTGTTCAACGCGGGACGCGGCGCGGTGTTCGATGCCGAAGGTCGCAACCAGCTCGACGCCGCGATCATGGACGGCGCGACCCTGAATGCAGGCGCGGTTGCGGCGGTCAGCACCACGAAACACCCCGTTACACTGGCGCGTGCGGTGCTGGAAAATTCGCGCCACGTACTCCTGTCGGGCGACGGTGCGGATCAGTTTGCCCGCGAACAGGGGATCGAGCAGGTCGATCCGTCCTACTTCCGCACCGAGCACCGCTGGCGGCAAATCGAGGAGTGGCGCCGGGACAACCTTTCCGCCCTCGCGCTCGATCCCACGCATCGCTTCGGCACGGTGGGCGCGGTGGCGTTGGACAAGGACGGCAACCTCGCTGCCGCCACCTCGACTGGCGGGCTCACCGGCAAGCGCTGGGGCCGGATCGGCGATTCACCGATCATCGGCGCGGGCACCTACGCCGCAAACGGCAAGTGCGCGGTCTCGGGCACCGGCACCGGCGAATATTTCATCCGAGAGAGCGCGGGCCGCCAAGTGTGCGACCGGGTCGCGTGGAACGGACAGAGCATCGCACAGGCGGCCGACGATACGATCGGGTCGATCGGCGCGCTGGGCGGCGACGGCGGCCTGATCGCGATGGACGCGATGGGGCGCGTCGCCTTCGCGATGAACACCGAAGGAATGTATCGGGGCGCGGCCAGCAGCGACTACCCGGCGCAAGAGGCGATCTACGCCGACGAAACGCTGGCGAACGAGGATTGA